In the Candidatus Omnitrophota bacterium genome, one interval contains:
- a CDS encoding RNA polymerase sigma factor RpoD/SigA, with protein sequence MDPIKAYLRDVRKIDLLTAEEEFDLAQRVQKGDKEARNMMIRANLRLVISIAKRYVNLGVPLSDLIEEGNIGLMKSVEKFDPDRGFRFSTYAAWWIKQGISRAIIDQGKLIRVPVYMNEEILKYKKTIEDLTHKLKRKPRAGEIAKRLQVSVDKVRELENSIAKMSSLDAPIGEEGDGMVKDIIEDQSLISPDEQLEVFFNRERALGFLETLNERERKIIDMRFGLTDGNTHTLAEIAKVLSVSRERVRQLEASTIKKIRQVIKNREKGKKHADE encoded by the coding sequence ATGGATCCGATCAAAGCATACTTGAGGGACGTCAGGAAGATCGACCTTTTGACCGCCGAGGAGGAATTCGACCTCGCCCAGCGCGTCCAGAAGGGCGATAAAGAGGCGCGCAACATGATGATCCGCGCCAACCTGCGTCTGGTGATCAGCATCGCCAAGCGTTACGTCAACCTCGGCGTGCCGTTGAGCGACCTGATCGAAGAAGGCAATATCGGGCTGATGAAAAGCGTGGAGAAGTTCGACCCCGACCGGGGGTTTCGCTTCTCCACGTACGCAGCCTGGTGGATCAAGCAGGGGATCTCCCGCGCGATCATCGATCAGGGCAAGCTCATCCGCGTTCCCGTTTACATGAACGAGGAGATCCTCAAATACAAGAAGACCATTGAGGACCTGACCCACAAGCTCAAACGCAAGCCCCGCGCCGGCGAGATCGCCAAGCGTCTGCAGGTCTCGGTCGACAAGGTGAGGGAACTGGAGAACTCGATCGCCAAGATGTCCAGTCTCGACGCGCCCATCGGCGAAGAGGGCGACGGCATGGTCAAGGACATCATCGAGGACCAGAGCCTGATCAGCCCCGACGAACAGCTGGAGGTCTTTTTCAACCGCGAGCGGGCGCTGGGTTTCCTGGAAACGCTCAACGAGCGCGAGCGCAAGATCATCGACATGCGCTTCGGCCTGACCGACGGCAACACGCACACCCTCGCCGAGATCGCCAAGGTCCTGAGTGTTTCCCGCGAGCGCGTGCGCCAGCTCGAGGCCTCCACCATCAAGAAGATCCGCCAGGTCATCAAGAACAGGGAGAAGGGGAAGAAGCATGCTGACGAGTAA
- a CDS encoding substrate-binding domain-containing protein, producing the protein MLTSKKRKTTFLLIIPSFEDIFHSFYAGEIIKGVSLAASRLKIDILIHITDRFDHRSWLNSSLLEPKYIDGIIFADIDNDLSVVRRVISKKIPTMVLNNAIDEPVNCIAIDNREVTHKIVEHLVKLGHTRIATIAGDMSTQAGQMRLEGFKEALAKRELDVPKSYITYGDFLRTPARIAATKLLALKERPTAVFAASDVMALELMDVARSQGLRVPEDLSVVGFDDNPLIMNSPVPLTTVFQPIVEMGRLGAENLKKICLGDAKLPVKLTLAAKLVTRKSTAAVHGGKEAA; encoded by the coding sequence ATGCTGACGAGTAAAAAGCGCAAGACAACGTTCCTCCTGATCATCCCCAGTTTCGAAGATATTTTTCATTCATTTTACGCCGGAGAGATCATCAAGGGGGTCAGCCTGGCCGCGAGCCGGCTGAAGATCGACATCCTGATCCATATCACCGACCGGTTCGACCACCGCAGCTGGTTGAATTCGTCCCTCCTCGAACCCAAGTATATCGACGGCATCATCTTCGCGGACATCGACAACGACCTCAGCGTGGTCAGGCGCGTGATCTCCAAGAAGATACCGACGATGGTCCTCAACAACGCCATTGACGAGCCGGTCAACTGCATCGCGATCGACAACCGCGAGGTGACGCACAAGATCGTGGAGCACCTGGTGAAGCTCGGGCACACCCGCATCGCCACCATCGCCGGGGACATGTCCACCCAGGCCGGGCAGATGCGTCTGGAGGGGTTCAAGGAAGCCCTGGCCAAGCGTGAGCTTGACGTCCCCAAGTCGTACATCACTTACGGAGATTTCCTCCGCACGCCGGCGCGCATCGCGGCCACGAAGCTCCTGGCCCTCAAAGAGCGCCCGACGGCCGTTTTTGCCGCGTCGGACGTGATGGCCCTCGAGCTCATGGACGTGGCCCGCAGCCAGGGCCTGCGCGTCCCGGAAGACCTGTCCGTCGTCGGCTTCGACGACAACCCGCTCATCATGAACAGCCCGGTCCCGCTCACCACCGTGTTTCAGCCGATCGTGGAGATGGGGCGGCTGGGCGCGGAGAACCTGAAAAAAATCTGTCTGGGCGACGCGAAACTGCCCGTGAAACTGACGCTCGCCGCCAAGCTCGTCACGCGCAAATCCACCGCGGCCGTTCATGGCGGGAAGGAGGCGGCATGA
- a CDS encoding adenine phosphoribosyltransferase has translation MKANDLKALIRDIPDFPSKGIIFKDITPLLGNPEAFRKSIDLLARKFKDQKITKVVSVESRGFIFGSALAYKLKAGVVPVRKKGKLPYKTRGVTYQLEYGTDTLEMHEDALTEQDRVLIVDDVLATGGTVSAVVELVKGARAPIAGVVFLIELKFLKGKAKLKDTPMAAIIRY, from the coding sequence ATGAAGGCGAACGATCTGAAGGCGCTGATCCGCGACATCCCGGATTTTCCGTCTAAAGGGATCATCTTCAAGGACATCACGCCCCTGCTCGGCAACCCGGAGGCCTTCCGGAAGTCGATCGACCTCCTGGCCAGGAAATTCAAGGACCAGAAGATCACCAAGGTCGTGTCCGTGGAGTCCCGCGGTTTCATCTTCGGCTCGGCGCTGGCCTATAAACTGAAGGCCGGGGTCGTGCCGGTCCGCAAAAAAGGCAAGCTTCCTTACAAGACGCGCGGCGTGACCTATCAGCTCGAATACGGCACCGACACCCTGGAGATGCACGAAGACGCCCTGACCGAACAGGACCGCGTCCTGATCGTGGACGACGTCCTGGCCACCGGCGGGACCGTGAGCGCGGTCGTGGAGCTTGTCAAGGGCGCCCGGGCCCCGATCGCCGGCGTTGTCTTTTTGATCGAGCTCAAATTCCTCAAAGGCAAGGCCAAGCTCAAAGACACGCCGATGGCCGCCATCATCAGGTACTGA
- a CDS encoding tetratricopeptide repeat protein, with the protein MAFVLLALAFVYGPSVRDNGFVNWDDDVHLLENPFTEDLGPRSLGPIFTTTVNGTYIPLSTLSFAVERKLSGLNPAVYRLNNLLLHAGVCLLILILARQAGISWTGAACAALVFGVHPMHVESVAWVTGRKDVLYSFFALLALYCYGRYAAVGQFEFQRERYYAMVLLFLLLAVLAKPMALGMVFVFILYDWYLKRPWSPGLLWEKIPFLLVAAPVAGVTYAMQARLPELKFPDSLLTWVWCFAFYLRKFFYPDAFVVFYGLPKPLAVTNLTYLASVTAFVLFIAGIFVFRKCRMFVLACLFYIVSIFFLLRFDAAADANVVADRFMYLPSLGFCLLLGYGAQRLLEKYGKNVFARGALIAFLLAAVTGLGAKAYYQTLVWKDSVSLWGHQMDIRNDVATALIYQKLGDGYLRQPDFQKILDHYVAIKERPLNTLDYNDRLLLENDIHKIGMVMQYFQAAIAIKPDFENAFYGMGDLYYRLGNGPLAFQNLARAIELRKDHFDAYFLLAKVNQAAGLHAEAVLAFRKAVELYPEHGRMLKKVLPELERMSADAGQGERYRKAKEELLKEFGG; encoded by the coding sequence ATGGCCTTCGTCCTTCTGGCGCTCGCCTTTGTTTACGGCCCGTCGGTGCGGGACAACGGCTTCGTCAACTGGGACGACGACGTCCATCTGCTGGAAAACCCGTTCACCGAGGACCTGGGGCCGCGTTCCCTCGGTCCGATCTTCACCACCACGGTCAACGGGACCTACATCCCGCTGTCCACGCTGTCCTTTGCCGTCGAGCGCAAGCTGTCCGGGCTGAACCCGGCCGTTTACCGCCTGAACAATCTCCTGCTGCACGCGGGCGTGTGCCTGCTCATCCTGATCCTGGCGCGGCAGGCCGGGATATCCTGGACGGGCGCGGCCTGCGCGGCGCTGGTTTTCGGGGTCCACCCGATGCACGTTGAATCCGTGGCGTGGGTGACGGGACGCAAGGACGTGCTGTATTCGTTCTTCGCCCTGCTGGCGCTGTATTGTTACGGCCGGTACGCGGCGGTCGGGCAGTTCGAGTTCCAGCGCGAGCGGTATTACGCCATGGTGCTCCTGTTCCTGCTTTTGGCGGTCCTGGCCAAGCCCATGGCGCTGGGCATGGTGTTTGTGTTCATCCTGTACGACTGGTATTTGAAACGGCCCTGGTCCCCGGGCCTGCTTTGGGAGAAGATCCCGTTTCTTCTGGTGGCCGCGCCGGTCGCGGGCGTGACGTACGCGATGCAGGCGCGCCTTCCGGAACTGAAATTTCCGGACAGCCTGTTGACGTGGGTGTGGTGTTTCGCGTTTTATCTGCGCAAATTTTTTTATCCGGACGCGTTCGTGGTCTTCTACGGCCTGCCCAAACCGCTGGCCGTGACCAATTTGACTTACCTTGCCTCCGTTACGGCGTTCGTTCTTTTTATCGCCGGGATTTTTGTTTTCCGGAAATGCCGGATGTTCGTGCTGGCCTGCCTTTTTTATATCGTCTCGATCTTTTTCCTCCTCCGCTTTGATGCGGCCGCCGATGCCAACGTGGTGGCGGACCGGTTCATGTATCTGCCCAGCCTCGGGTTCTGCCTGTTGTTGGGATACGGGGCCCAGCGCCTGCTGGAAAAATACGGCAAGAACGTCTTCGCCCGCGGGGCGCTCATCGCGTTTCTCCTGGCGGCGGTGACGGGGCTGGGGGCCAAGGCCTACTATCAGACCCTGGTCTGGAAGGACAGTGTGTCGTTGTGGGGACACCAGATGGACATCCGCAACGACGTGGCCACGGCCCTGATCTATCAAAAGCTCGGCGACGGCTACCTGCGCCAGCCGGATTTCCAGAAGATCCTGGACCATTACGTCGCGATCAAGGAGCGGCCGCTGAACACCCTGGACTACAACGACCGCCTTCTTCTGGAAAACGACATTCACAAAATCGGCATGGTGATGCAGTATTTCCAGGCCGCCATCGCCATCAAGCCGGATTTCGAAAACGCCTTTTACGGCATGGGAGACCTGTATTACCGTTTGGGCAACGGGCCGCTGGCTTTTCAGAATCTGGCCCGGGCGATTGAGCTGAGGAAAGACCATTTTGACGCGTATTTTCTGCTGGCCAAGGTCAACCAGGCCGCCGGCCTGCACGCCGAGGCGGTCCTGGCGTTCCGCAAGGCGGTGGAGCTTTACCCAGAACACGGGCGGATGCTCAAGAAAGTCCTGCCCGAGCTGGAGCGGATGAGCGCCGATGCCGGACAGGGGGAGAGGTACCGCAAAGCCAAAGAGGAGCTTTTGAAGGAGTTTGGGGGTTGA
- a CDS encoding AAA family ATPase yields the protein MRIISIANQKGGCGKTTTAINLSAALSVNNRRVLLIDLDPQAHASLGLNLENQDSIYNVISRLTPRKLRIENIIQKVHDGFDIVPSNVLVGTLEQELADEIGREQKLTEIIRGVRNDYDYILIDCPPSLGFLTVNALRASDEVVIPVETSRFSMQGVDHLLDIIHLIRDRLNHQVDYRILITMFDSRLRHSFSMLSKIRERFSDVLYDTMIHINVKLKESAVMGETVVTFDKYCRGSKDYFSLAKEMISRESAGAEVAQAAEAVAAGAKAGTREAVETAADAGFQPLSGRMQSLVKEQSPQLFSTTFTLEAAEAQSVYVTGSFNDWSLDETCRMKYENGRWTARIPLQPGTHKYQFIIDGRWREDPTNPSQERNSFGDINSLIEVVPHVKA from the coding sequence ATGAGAATCATTTCCATCGCGAACCAGAAAGGCGGCTGTGGCAAGACCACGACGGCCATCAACCTCTCGGCGGCGCTGAGCGTGAACAACCGCCGGGTCCTGCTCATCGACCTGGACCCCCAGGCCCACGCGTCGCTCGGGCTGAACCTGGAGAACCAGGACAGCATCTACAACGTCATTTCGCGCCTCACGCCCCGCAAACTGCGCATTGAGAACATCATCCAGAAGGTCCATGACGGCTTCGACATCGTCCCGTCCAACGTCCTCGTCGGGACGCTGGAGCAGGAGCTGGCCGATGAGATCGGCCGCGAGCAGAAGCTGACCGAGATCATCCGCGGGGTCCGCAACGATTATGATTACATCCTGATCGACTGCCCGCCCAGCCTGGGCTTTTTGACCGTCAACGCCCTGCGGGCGAGCGACGAGGTCGTGATCCCGGTGGAGACGAGCCGTTTCTCCATGCAGGGTGTGGACCACCTGCTGGACATCATCCACCTGATCCGCGACCGGCTGAACCACCAGGTCGATTACCGGATCCTCATCACCATGTTCGATTCCCGCCTGCGGCATTCGTTTTCCATGCTGTCCAAGATCCGCGAGCGTTTTTCCGACGTGCTTTACGACACCATGATCCATATCAACGTCAAGCTCAAGGAGTCCGCGGTGATGGGCGAGACCGTCGTGACCTTCGACAAGTACTGCCGCGGGTCCAAGGATTATTTCAGCCTGGCCAAGGAAATGATCTCCCGCGAGAGCGCCGGCGCCGAAGTCGCGCAGGCCGCGGAGGCCGTGGCCGCCGGAGCCAAGGCCGGGACGCGCGAGGCCGTTGAGACCGCCGCCGACGCCGGGTTCCAGCCGCTGTCCGGACGGATGCAGTCCCTGGTCAAGGAGCAGTCCCCCCAGCTTTTTTCCACCACGTTCACGCTCGAGGCCGCCGAGGCCCAGTCCGTTTACGTCACGGGCAGTTTCAACGATTGGTCCCTGGACGAAACCTGCCGGATGAAGTACGAGAACGGCCGGTGGACGGCCCGCATCCCTCTTCAGCCCGGCACGCACAAATACCAGTTCATCATCGACGGGCGCTGGAGAGAAGACCCGACCAACCCCAGCCAGGAACGCAATTCGTTCGGAGACATCAATTCCCTGATCGAGGTTGTGCCCCATGTCAAAGCGTGA
- the rpsO gene encoding 30S ribosomal protein S15, with amino-acid sequence MVLVKEKKSEIIDNHKLHAKDTGSAAVQIAILTKRITDLTDHMKVYRKDFHSRRGLLMMIGKRRRLLSYLKSNNPQQYEELIQKLDIRK; translated from the coding sequence GTGGTTTTAGTAAAGGAAAAGAAAAGCGAGATCATCGACAATCACAAGCTCCACGCCAAGGATACCGGTTCGGCCGCGGTCCAGATCGCCATTTTGACGAAGCGGATCACGGATCTCACCGATCATATGAAGGTGTACCGCAAGGATTTTCATTCCCGCCGGGGACTCCTGATGATGATCGGCAAGAGACGCCGCCTTTTGTCCTACCTCAAGAGCAACAATCCCCAGCAGTACGAAGAACTTATCCAAAAACTTGACATCCGTAAGTGA
- a CDS encoding polyribonucleotide nucleotidyltransferase: MKIERIEIPFGAQNLAMETGKLAKQANGAVTVTCGGTIVLVTACIAQKPREGIDFFPLTVEYQEKTYSAGRIPGGFFKREGRPTEKEILTSRMIDRPIRPLFPEGLFNEVQVVATVLSSDGENDPDVLALNGASAALMISDIPFDGPVGSVRVASCNGEWLINPTFKQREECELDFIVVGHSGGVVMIEGEAKEVPEAKVEEALRFAHKALLPLCEIQKEFRKEAGKEKSEVVLLPANEKLLNKVRELSRDRLSKVYQLGEKEQREDAISDLVNDVTEDMSVFDPYKAEGQDEIPVSEIRRLIDQVEYEEVRRMIFEKNRRADGRGPKDLRQISGEVSVLPRTHGSSLFTRGQTQSLAIVTLGTRTDEQLIESLEGTSYRTFMLHYNFPSFSVGETRPMRGPGRREIGHGALAAKSLKAVLPRKDEFPYTIRVVSEILESNGSSSMASVCASTLSLMDAGVPIKEPVAGISVGMVTEGEKAVLLTDIMGLEDHFGDMDFKVAGTRKGVTAIQLDMKVKKVALDLLGAALEQARDARFKILDIMHAAIPAPRKEISQYAPKIVTCQISPEKIGEVIGSGGKTIKKIIEETGVASIDIEDDGTVLISSTDMASAEKALVFVRGLTEDPEIGRIYDAKVKKVTNFGAFCEFLPGKEGLVHVSELSSTYVKDVASVVKVGDQFKVKLVEIDDMRRVNLSKKKADEELGLVAKKQ, from the coding sequence ATGAAGATCGAACGAATTGAAATTCCGTTCGGCGCCCAGAATTTGGCTATGGAAACCGGCAAACTTGCCAAACAAGCCAACGGCGCCGTGACTGTCACCTGTGGCGGGACCATCGTTCTCGTCACCGCCTGTATCGCCCAGAAACCAAGAGAGGGGATCGATTTTTTCCCTCTGACCGTTGAATACCAGGAAAAGACCTACTCCGCCGGGCGTATCCCGGGCGGGTTCTTCAAGCGCGAAGGCCGTCCCACCGAGAAGGAGATCCTGACGTCCCGTATGATCGACAGGCCCATCCGGCCGTTGTTCCCCGAAGGGCTTTTTAACGAAGTCCAGGTCGTGGCCACGGTGCTGAGCAGCGACGGCGAAAATGACCCGGACGTGCTGGCGCTCAACGGCGCGTCGGCGGCCCTGATGATCTCCGACATCCCGTTTGACGGCCCCGTCGGCTCGGTTCGCGTGGCGTCGTGCAACGGCGAATGGCTCATCAATCCGACGTTCAAACAGCGCGAAGAATGCGAACTTGATTTTATCGTCGTCGGCCACAGCGGCGGCGTCGTGATGATCGAAGGCGAGGCCAAGGAAGTTCCCGAGGCCAAGGTGGAGGAGGCCCTGCGGTTTGCCCACAAGGCCCTCCTGCCCCTCTGCGAGATCCAGAAGGAATTCCGCAAAGAGGCCGGCAAGGAGAAATCCGAAGTGGTCCTGTTGCCCGCCAACGAAAAGCTTTTGAACAAGGTGCGAGAGCTGTCCAGGGACCGCCTGTCCAAGGTCTATCAGCTCGGCGAGAAAGAGCAGCGCGAAGACGCGATCAGCGACCTCGTCAACGATGTCACGGAAGATATGTCGGTGTTCGACCCCTACAAGGCCGAAGGCCAGGACGAGATCCCGGTCTCGGAGATCCGCCGCCTGATCGACCAGGTCGAGTATGAGGAAGTCCGCCGGATGATTTTCGAGAAGAACCGGCGCGCGGACGGCCGCGGCCCCAAGGACCTCCGCCAGATTTCCGGCGAGGTCTCCGTCCTTCCGCGGACCCACGGATCCAGCCTGTTCACCCGCGGGCAGACGCAGAGTCTTGCGATCGTGACCCTCGGCACCCGCACCGACGAACAGCTCATCGAATCCCTGGAAGGCACCAGTTACCGGACCTTCATGCTGCATTACAATTTTCCGTCGTTCAGCGTCGGCGAGACCCGCCCGATGCGCGGTCCCGGCCGCCGGGAGATCGGACACGGCGCGCTGGCTGCCAAGTCGCTCAAGGCCGTTCTGCCCCGGAAAGACGAGTTCCCCTATACCATCCGCGTCGTTTCGGAGATCCTCGAGTCCAACGGTTCGTCCAGCATGGCGTCTGTCTGCGCCAGCACGTTGTCGCTCATGGACGCCGGCGTTCCCATCAAGGAGCCGGTGGCCGGAATTTCCGTCGGGATGGTGACCGAGGGCGAGAAGGCCGTTCTTTTGACGGACATCATGGGGCTTGAGGACCATTTCGGCGACATGGATTTCAAGGTCGCCGGCACCCGCAAGGGGGTCACCGCGATCCAGCTTGACATGAAGGTCAAGAAGGTCGCCCTGGACCTGCTGGGCGCGGCCCTGGAACAGGCCCGCGACGCGCGGTTCAAGATCCTGGATATTATGCACGCCGCGATCCCGGCTCCGCGCAAGGAGATCTCCCAGTACGCTCCGAAGATTGTCACCTGCCAGATCAGCCCGGAAAAGATCGGCGAGGTCATCGGCTCCGGCGGGAAGACCATCAAGAAGATCATCGAAGAGACCGGCGTCGCGTCCATCGACATCGAGGACGACGGTACGGTTCTGATCTCGTCCACCGACATGGCTTCGGCTGAAAAAGCCTTGGTCTTCGTCCGCGGCCTGACCGAGGACCCTGAAATCGGCAGGATTTACGACGCCAAGGTCAAGAAGGTCACCAATTTCGGCGCCTTCTGCGAGTTCCTTCCCGGCAAGGAAGGGCTCGTCCACGTCTCGGAGCTCTCCAGCACCTACGTCAAGGACGTGGCCTCCGTGGTCAAGGTGGGCGACCAGTTCAAGGTCAAGCTCGTCGAGATCGATGATATGCGCCGGGTCAACCTGAGCAAGAAAAAGGCCGACGAAGAACTGGGCCTTGTCGCGAAGAAGCAGTAA
- a CDS encoding DNA translocase FtsK: MKKEHINEIQGVVILAFGLILLASLASFVPEDLSWFTPYPNTPAKNLIRIVGAYGAGALFFVFGYSAYCLVVFLIFWGWNKFTSRAILFSFSKFVSFLVSICVVSSLFSLAGAQESTVRFLRGGLVGYLGSDFLVRYIGTVGAYVILIAMGTLTLIVIAEVLVSPLVFKAFGSAQDALAAFRERWEESRQTKVSVKPVPKFREPVKVKAPPRPTERPEVRVAGKKEEESLKDKLLKKMAPPPPPAREPVPEKPQIRITAPPEEPPKPDRVPEPIVVGSYRLPTLDLLADPPPVSSSQLQSDLHQGARILEETLSDFNVSARVADIERGPVITRYELEPAPGVKVQRITTLSDDIALAMKASTVRIVAPIPGKNRVGIEVPNSSTAMVFLKELIPNLLDQKKGSKLKLAIGKDISGMPMIADLADMPHLLIAGTTGSGKTVCVNSLIMSMLYNASPDEVKFLMVDPKMVELTMYNDIPHMLCPAVTDHKKVSAALNWIVSEMESRYSLLSKSGVRNISAYHAKGFQMPYIVVIIDELADLMQVSAKTIESAITRLAQLSRAVGIHLILATQRPSVDVITGVIKANFPARISFKVASKVDSRTVLDMNGAENLLGKGDLLFMKPGDAKPTRGQCSFVTDQEIDKVMAFIKEQQKPEYDDSILHHQSSQSGGVNGEKDELYDEALRLVLETNQASVSILQRRMRLGYTRAARLIDMMEQNGIVGPYCGSKPRDILINREEWLMQNMKGADSASAGAEEESQ; this comes from the coding sequence ATGAAAAAAGAGCATATCAACGAAATCCAGGGCGTTGTGATCCTCGCCTTCGGCCTGATCCTTCTGGCCAGCCTGGCTTCGTTTGTCCCCGAAGACCTGTCCTGGTTCACGCCCTACCCGAACACCCCGGCCAAGAACCTGATCCGCATTGTCGGCGCTTACGGAGCGGGCGCGCTGTTTTTTGTTTTCGGGTACAGCGCGTACTGCCTCGTCGTGTTCCTCATTTTCTGGGGATGGAACAAATTCACGTCCCGGGCCATCCTGTTTTCCTTTTCGAAATTCGTGAGTTTTCTGGTCTCGATCTGCGTGGTGAGCTCATTGTTCAGCCTGGCCGGCGCGCAGGAATCCACGGTGCGTTTTTTGCGCGGAGGGCTTGTGGGGTATCTGGGGTCGGACTTTTTGGTCCGTTACATCGGGACCGTCGGGGCTTACGTGATCCTGATCGCCATGGGCACGCTGACGCTCATCGTGATCGCCGAGGTTTTGGTGTCGCCGCTGGTGTTCAAGGCTTTCGGTTCGGCCCAGGACGCGCTTGCGGCATTCCGGGAGAGATGGGAGGAAAGCCGGCAGACGAAAGTTTCCGTGAAGCCGGTCCCAAAATTCCGCGAGCCGGTCAAGGTCAAGGCCCCGCCGAGGCCGACCGAACGGCCGGAAGTCCGGGTCGCCGGGAAGAAAGAGGAAGAGTCCCTTAAAGACAAATTGTTGAAAAAGATGGCTCCACCTCCGCCTCCGGCCAGGGAGCCGGTGCCGGAAAAGCCGCAGATCCGCATCACGGCGCCGCCGGAAGAGCCGCCGAAGCCTGACCGGGTCCCCGAGCCGATCGTCGTCGGCAGTTATCGCCTGCCCACGCTGGATTTGCTGGCGGATCCGCCTCCCGTGTCCAGTTCCCAATTGCAGAGCGATCTTCACCAGGGGGCCAGGATCCTCGAAGAGACCCTTTCCGATTTCAACGTCAGCGCCCGCGTGGCGGACATCGAGCGGGGGCCGGTCATCACCCGTTATGAGCTGGAGCCGGCGCCGGGCGTGAAGGTTCAGAGGATCACGACCCTGTCCGATGACATCGCCCTGGCCATGAAGGCGTCCACCGTGCGCATCGTCGCGCCGATCCCCGGCAAGAACCGCGTGGGGATCGAAGTCCCCAACAGTTCAACGGCCATGGTCTTTCTGAAGGAGCTGATCCCGAACCTGCTGGACCAGAAAAAGGGGTCCAAGCTGAAGCTGGCCATCGGCAAGGACATTTCGGGCATGCCGATGATCGCGGACCTTGCCGACATGCCGCACCTGTTGATCGCGGGCACGACCGGGTCCGGGAAGACGGTCTGCGTGAACAGCCTCATCATGTCCATGCTGTACAACGCCTCGCCGGACGAGGTCAAATTCCTGATGGTGGACCCCAAGATGGTCGAGTTGACCATGTACAACGATATCCCCCACATGCTGTGCCCGGCGGTGACGGACCACAAAAAGGTCTCGGCCGCGCTGAACTGGATCGTGAGCGAAATGGAGTCGCGCTACTCGCTGTTGTCGAAATCCGGCGTGCGCAACATCAGCGCTTATCACGCCAAGGGTTTCCAGATGCCTTACATCGTGGTCATCATCGACGAGCTGGCGGACCTGATGCAGGTCTCGGCCAAGACCATCGAAAGCGCGATCACCCGGCTTGCCCAGCTGTCCCGCGCGGTGGGGATCCACCTGATCCTGGCGACCCAGCGGCCGTCGGTGGACGTCATCACCGGCGTCATCAAGGCCAATTTTCCGGCGCGGATCTCCTTCAAGGTGGCCTCCAAGGTGGATTCGCGCACCGTCCTCGACATGAACGGCGCGGAAAACCTGCTGGGCAAAGGGGACCTCCTGTTCATGAAGCCCGGCGATGCCAAGCCGACCCGCGGCCAGTGCAGTTTTGTCACGGACCAGGAGATCGACAAGGTGATGGCTTTCATCAAGGAGCAGCAGAAACCCGAGTATGACGACAGCATCCTCCACCACCAGTCGTCCCAGAGTGGCGGAGTGAACGGCGAGAAAGACGAGCTTTACGACGAGGCCTTGCGCCTGGTCCTGGAGACCAACCAGGCGTCCGTGTCCATCCTCCAGAGGCGCATGCGGCTGGGCTACACCCGCGCGGCGCGGCTCATCGACATGATGGAGCAGAACGGCATCGTCGGCCCGTATTGCGGAAGCAAGCCCCGCGACATTCTCATTAACCGCGAGGAATGGCTGATGCAGAACATGAAAGGCGCCGATTCCGCTTCGGCGGGCGCGGAAGAAGAATCCCAATAA